The Vigna unguiculata cultivar IT97K-499-35 chromosome 1, ASM411807v1, whole genome shotgun sequence nucleotide sequence TGGTTCCACTAAATGATTGGAATATTACGGAGAACAGAGCAAAACCTTTCTAATTCATTTGGTGTGCGGCCAAATTCTACCTTAGCATACCTGTCAAAGGTGTACTGGGTCGATAAACTATTGACACCAATGATCCTTGTAGTTACCAGTTGATGATGACTCAATACTTATgacaacttaaatacatttCCTATATAATTTTAGTGTTATGTTCTTATCAGAATCATAGTTTCACTTCTATGTAATAAATGTTTGCATTAAAGGTTAGTtagaaatataagaaatatcCAAAGATATTTAGATATTATCTTACATTTCTAATAGTCAGCATAAGTTCGATGGTAAAATTTCACTTCTGATTGTGAGAACAACACTAAATACACCTAAATAACTTCATATAGGTTTTGTCCAACACTTTTTCTAACTCAAATCCCCAAATTCAGCTAGCTAGTATGAGGATTGTCCTCCTTCTATATAGACTACTTTAGACATATCACTACTCAACGTGACTTTCCAACCACTTTATACTTAGAACACCCAAGTTGAGTAAACGAGGATTACATAAGAATCTTTAcgttaatataatttttcacaGGTACCATTGCTCGATAAATCTCCATCGTCCACTAAAAAAGTGGGGTGCAAAAAAAGAAGTTAGAATTGACCAGAACTACTAATTAGAGCAGTCTTAAAATATGGAGTTTTAGTGAAACGCAAACCTACAAAACCCAATTCTACAAAACCGAACTTAAGACTCATAATTTTTCTCATTCATATACTATGATTTCATAATACTCTTCGTCAACTAAGATCTCAACAAATTACACATGCTATTAAACATCACAAGAACTCAATAAACCACAACACCGCTACTTAGAACACGAGGTATCTGTTTGTTACCTAGAAGAGCCTTTCCAAGTTCGTTTAATCCTGGAATCGCTCTCAGTATCACCGTATTCTGgaacatcaaaattaaaatctcACCACCAATCATTAGCGCTTCccagaaaacaaaaaatcataaaagagAAAACTATTTACACAACTCATAGAAAAAGTTAGTAGGATGATTTTAACTCAGAAGAAGTAAGATATTTGTCGAAGACGGATGAAGAAACCTGAAATAAATTGGACGCACCTGTTGATCAAGCGGGTGGCGAAAATCGTCAGCGTCGAGGTCTCGGAAGGCGACAGCAGAACTAATTCTGCAAACGGGTAAGGTTCCCATTTTGCGGTTCTTCCGAACCTTTGGGAACGAGATTGCCGGCGCGCCGCAAAATGTGGACCTGTCCAACGCTAAGAAGCGGAGGGAGGGTTTGTGGAAGTGGCAGAGAGTGGAGAAAGGCGTGGAAGCCATTGAATTGGAGAGACGCAATGGTGAACTCGTTGAGAATGAGAatgagaagagaagagaatggGTGTGGTAGATATTTGGGGGTGGATTAAGGTTGTTGCTAACGTAAGGGTCGTTGTGACCACATTCGTGCCTATGGTACCTGTTTCGTGCCACTTCATTTTCTGTTGACAACTTCACCTTGTTAACCAATGGGTGCAGGGTTGTGTTCATATTCGCAGGGATGTGTTCATGTTGCCATTGTCAAATTATATTACACATTTTGCGTGTTGCTTATAATGTACTATTATTACAGttactttacttttttaaaaataaaatatattttttatataaatttaggtttagttaagttttaagtttataataagCTTGGGAATGTTTACTTAAGTCTTTATTAAACTCTTGtagtatattaaatatttaaaaaatttatatttttttaattaaatcattattgtttaaattttatgttaaagtAATCTTAATTTATCaccttgttttgtttttattacatattatttttaattttataatcctataattttcataattttatatttttataaatttataatttcttaattttaatatttttaaaatttcaatttttaacttcttttctttgttagaTTAATAGTTATGACCTACAATATAAGAGGTTTGATGACAAATTTTTAGCCGAAGGACCCACTACAAGAATCATGATAAGAAGGATATAAGAAGATTGAGATTCGACTAAGCTAAATAGGCTCAAATTGATGTTTACATGGACTAAAAATTATGAAGACCTAGTCTAAGATTCgttgtatatatttaaataatatttggatTGTGCATTCTCGACCAAGTAGTATAGCAAATTCATTTTGGACTTTGTATAATGGACAAAAATAGATTAGGAATATTGGTCAACTTAAGTCAACTTGGGTTAACGCCCAAGGTTGACCAAAAAGGGGTGCATAAAAGAGAGTTGACCAAGGGTCAAATAGTAGTCTTGAAATTTGATGAACAAGACATGAGTGAAGTAGAGGCCATGTGGTACTCTCCTAATGGAAATGATTTGCTAGAAGTAGTGGTCATGTGTCATTCCATGAGTGGAGAGGATTCTCTCATATAGTGGTCACATGTCCACCTCTCATTGGAGAGGATTTCTAGCTTATTCTCCAAGTTTTCCAAGATGACTCTTTTATGGGTTTGCTCATTTAGGTTTAAAACAACTTGCTCCTATAAATAGAGGTCTCTGCTCGTGTATTTTCTAGCTTgaatttaagaaatgaaatgatGTCAAATTTGGTGCACATCTCTTATTTGAGCTCATCTTAGAGTGGAATTCTCTCTAGAATCACTCTAGCTTCTTTCCTTaaagttggcctcacctctcttaggAAAACCTTCACTAAACACCACACCAAACCATCAAATTGAGACACTTTCCCTTCCATCCCTTAGCTTCTATGCAACCTCACACCGTCCATGGAGCTTCCACCTTGCGTTTTCATGGATTCACTAGGAGGAAGGCCATCAAGGTTGATAGAAGATAAGATACAAAGTATTTTTACATTAATTCATATGATTACATAGATTATATGTCTAGTTCTTGACCAACCAGACAAGTTTTTCTATGTTAACTAACATTGCAAAATACGATTAAGTATTCTTCGTCACCTGGCCACTTTTTTGTTGACATCATTCAAGTATTCTTCGTCACCTGGCCATTTTTTTGTTGATATCATTCAAGTATTCTTTCAACAAATcgttttttagcttaattaagTATTCTTTCAACAAGTCACTCCTAGCTTAACCCGAGTACTCTTTTGATTCCAAATCACTCTTAGCTGACTcactttaattgttcttttcCTTATCCCCTTttgacttaattaaatattattttaacaagtCACTCCTGGTTCAAGACAAAAACAATGTCTAagtgataaacaaaattataatttttacttacCAAAAAGGGTAGCACCTTTAATGCATACATTGGTTAAGCTCTTTTTACTAGATTATTAGGATTAACACAAATAATGTTCTTACAAAACTTTTAAGACAAGGAGAAATTTAGTAGAATTTTGACACATGCAAAATGAGAGTTGTTCTTTAAAAAGTGTCTTTATATAAGTGATCTTACAAGTCCTTTTTCTAGTCATTGAGTAGCTTTGAACACTTGgatgttttcttctctttttgttATCGTTTTTTTAGCTTTGACATTAAGATGCATTAAATGTGTTTCATGCAATATTTATTGCTCTTTTCTTTTATGCAATCTCTCTAATATTTGACAATACTTATCTCCCaagatttcatatttttttacttttaagagAGATAAAACTACTCACCATACTTGGGTATATTGTTGGGCCTAAGTTTCCATGTGCTTATGTTAAATGAAGGTGGCGAATATTTCAGCTTTAGCTCGAATCGTAAGATATATTGAATGAAGGTTGAACTTGAAATAATTCTTTTGGTAACAGATGAAGACATTTCCTACATCACAAACTTAAGCTTTAGGAATATTCTTTGAGTTCATGTCAGCTTAAGTCATGGATAATACTTAttgtttaattgattaa carries:
- the LOC114176376 gene encoding uncharacterized protein LOC114176376 isoform X3, which codes for MNTTLHPLVNKVKLSTENEVARNRYHRHECGHNDPYVSNNLNPPPNIYHTHSLLFSFSFSTSSPLRLSNSMASTPFSTLCHFHKPSLRFLALDRSTFCGAPAISFPKVRKNRKMGTLPVCRISSAVAFRDLDADDFRHPLDQQNTVILRAIPGLNELGKALLGTVAEQVMLLENIGTSVLVSKNQLPDLYHLMVEAAEILNVDAPDLYVRQSPVPNAYTLAISGKRPFVVIHTSLVELLTKAELQAVLAHELGHLKCDHGVWLTYANILTLGAYTVPGIGGMIARTLEEQLFRWLRAAELTCDRAALLVAQDPKRSSSLSS